Genomic DNA from Lactuca sativa cultivar Salinas chromosome 8, Lsat_Salinas_v11, whole genome shotgun sequence:
AGTTTATATTATTAGGATCTTCCAATACCAGTATGATATTACAATCATGATATCGTTAGGTGTGTAAATGAACCAAAATGACattgtttatgtttgtttattgAGACGTGAAAcaaacataaaagaaaatagaTGAACAAACACTAACAAAACATATATGATCATAAACAAAGAAAAAACAATAATAAGAAATgaacataaataacataaacatacaaacGAGTTACCATGCATAAATAAAAGAATTACACATAAATACAAGAAAATAAAACATCCAATATCCAAAAAATAACTAAAAACTAAAGTCTAAATATCATCTTCATCCAAATATCTTGCcgaaaaaaaatcaaacttgaaaagtTCCACTCCTTAGCAGACCTGGCCCTGAGATATTGGAGACCCTGTGCAAAAATTAAATAAGGCCTCATACcttttttgtaaaatattattAAGGAAATTTTTTACCGTTAAAGACAAAAAGAGTCCACTATTTtatcaaacaaaattttattGTTTATAATATAAATGAGATTTGTGACATGCAATTCCATTTTaattaacttattattattattttcttctaACATTTTTTAGTAATTAATATTAACAAAATTCTCAATCGAAGGCCCCTTacgattgaaggcctggtgcgatTGCACACTCGCACCACCCCAGGGCCGCCACTGCTCCCTAGCCTCGTTGAATACTATATACCTTCTCAAAATTTCAAACTTATAAAACTTCAACATTTAATCTCTATCATACAAAATCACCATATATTATGCGGCAAATTATTAACTTCgataataaacaaacaaacataaatgAATGAAGATAAGCCAAACATTCATAAATACCaacaaaacattttatttatatttgtttgtttgtatACTAAATAAATGAACGTTTTGTCAAATGGTTCAGATACAATTCATAAAATGTTTGGTCCGTTGGTTTATAACCCCAAATTCTTGAAAAACATAAAATGATTATTAACATCAATAATAAACATCAAATTGTTAACGTCAATAAATCaaacaaacataaataaacaaatataaatgaaatgttaatattttgtttatatttgtttgtttttatattaaataaacaaatgTCATGTCAAACAATTTACAAAATTTTTAGTCTAATGGTTTATAACCTTACATTCTTGAAAAACATAAAATGATTTTGTGTATGATGTCCCTGTGATTGAGaactttaattatttatttatttctaaaataaATAGATATATTTATATTCGAATATTATATAGAAATGTAACATGagtttttaaaagataaaaaaacatagataatatgaaattttaaacaaaataaataaaagttagaaCTTTGAAGGAAACTATGAGGGACCAAACGTAAAGTTGAGAACTAGTTGAGGGATGATGTAAGCGATTCCGTCAAAATCTTGATCGAAATCCGACTCTCGATCTCAAATACGTTTCTTTGTATTCATCAGGGGCTAAAAAGCGTATATATCCTCTCCCTTTCTCTCTCTTGACCTAGCATTCAACCATCGTCACCGTCTTCCGCCCATCACAGCCTGTCGCCGCCCTCATCAATCCACCCCAAAATCCCTAAATCAAAACCACCGTGCTCTTAGATTCACGCGATTACGTTAAAACGTTCGTGTACAAGTTAGTCAATTAAGGGTTttagaagaagaaaaaaattaagtaaatttagggttttcagttTACCGGAATCCCTTAATCTTGTCGCCGCGGATCAGTGTTGTCTAATCCTTGCAAAAAACAACATCCATTTTGGGGAAATCGAATTtgttatatttgttttattaaacaTGCGAGGACTGcagaaatcaaaaagggtttcaTGGGCGTCAGATTTAAATCTTTGTCAGGTATACGTAATATACGTGGTAAAAATGGTTTCGATTTATACATGCAGCTATGATTATACTCGATTTATATCCGGTTATAGCTGATGATATCTAAATGAGAATTTGGGGGATTTGCTGGACTATACATTACTTCCGCATTCCATAACTGAGCTGCATTTTGACTCTTGATGTCAAATAGGCAACCTTTCAACTTGAATATTCATATTACAACCTAAACTTATAATACTAAATAAGAAAATGATGCTGTTGAGTTTCCAACTAAAATCATATGGATTGCAGTATTAGAATACCATGTTTGACACCAAAGTTTAAATCTGGTTCTTTCAATGTGATGTGAAGCTATTTGAATAAGTTAGTTTTCTGCATTTAGATGCTTGCAAaatattttgttggattagtttATTGCTAGAAGTGTTTTTATTGTTTTCATGGTATTGAGAATGCTTTGTAATGACATTTATAAGCTCTCATTTCTTAGATTGTACTTTTATAGTCTGGAAAGAGGTGAATGGTGATCTTTTTCTCCAAAAACCTATTTATCAAGCTTAGTTTACATGAATTCTGTTTAGATAATGAATAGGTTTCTATATGCCTATTTATTTTTCTCTTCAATCACAAGTATATGTATTCATTTCAACTTGGTGAATAAAAGTTCTTTCATGCTTCTGAGAATAACTTTTGAACCATGTTTTTAGCATGTAGAAATGGATCATTGCTTTTGTTTTGCATTGAGAAGTGAAAATACTAGAGAGCAATATATTGTTCTTGTCGTATGTTATACATCTCATATTTCAATTGTATGAttgatagtttttttttaaagagTTGAACAATCGTATTATTAAGTTAAACATGGATTAGTTGGCAGATTTATTGACTAAAACTATTGTTGAATTACAGGTGAAGCTGTTTTTATCAGATGAATCTCCTTCACAAGTGGGATTAAGTGGTCAAGATCATCTTCAAGCTAAAGAATCATGGCATTCTGATGACAATTTGCCACCTGGATTTGAAGGAATTCAGCCTGCAAATTTGTTTCAGAATAAGTTATCTCAAATTACTCTCATACAATGGAAATGCCCTTCTAGAGTAAGTTATTTCTATAAATTTTAGGGAATTGGAATCTTTGGAATTGAATTTAATTGAATTGGAATTTGAAGGAATTCAAATCTGTCTCTAATTTGGATGACAAAAAAATGGAATTGAATTTAGAATGTCAATAATAACAAATGACAAAGTTATCCTTCACTGATATTCATTAGTATGAAGATAAATGGAACTAGCATTTTGTTATTAATAGTAATTATTATAGAATACATATAGTCTTTATTTACATAAGGACATTAGcattataaaaataatttgaGCATATATTctttaaataaaataatgttaataataataataattatttatagttAACTTTGTTATTTAATTATATCGAGTTTATGTCTTTTTGTTTATAAAGATGAAGGAATCTAAATTCCCTATGGAATGACCAAATCAATCAAATACAGAATTTTAAGGAATCCAATTCCTTCCTTTTGACAATAAAACTTTTCTCATGATGTAATCTCACATTCAAATCCTTTAAGATTCCATCAGAATTTTCGTTAGTTTACAAAATTTATTTTCTACAAATAACTAGAAACTGtatatttttatttagttttttttaaaaaaaaaactttagtatATTAAAATaatctataattaattaattaattatcacagtTCATTCTGGATCCCAATTGGCAAGTAACAGCCGGAGAAGAAAGCaaagaagttgactttgaaagtCAACGCGAAATGAGAATACTCGAAGCAGTCTACCCACGCCCATCAGCAATCCCTCCAAAGTAAGTTACACAAACACCCCCTCTACTTTCATTATTCTTACAACTTCACTCCCTCAccaaaatccatttttttttcaGTCCCGCATCACCAATCCACACAGACAACTCACCATACAACAACGACCACCACACTCCTCTCATCCCCATCACTCCAATCGAAGACGAAGACACATCACCCGCCACGTCATCaatcccaccaccaccaccaccaacaacaaCAAATCACATGTCCAATGGGATGGCGCCACCTGGCATCGAACCGGATGTAATGAACGCAGCGTATAATGCTTTAACAACTGCAATGTCAAGCAGTCAAGGAAACCTAATTGATCCTAATTTACTCATCAAAATCCTCAGCACACCAACCTTAATTGAAAAACTCGTTTCCTCCCACGGACCACTGCTGCCGCCaatcaccgccaccaccaccaccaccacgaccCAACCGCCGTCTTCTTCTTCCGGCGGCCCGCTTTATCCACCACCGCCGAGATCAGGCGGTGGAGCGGTTTCGGTTTCTGGTCCGGCGGAGAGTGGTCCGGGGAGGAAGGATTTAAGTTATTACAAGAGCTTGATTCAGCAGCATGGTGGAGAAAAAGGTGAACAGATGATGAATAATAATAATGTGAAAACGAAAGGGAAAGTGATGAAAACGTGTATCTATTATAATAGCACGAGGGGGTGTAGGCATGGAGCGAATTGCATTTATCAACATGATTCTtctatttcttcttcttcttcttctacttcttcgGTTTCACAACAGAGAGTGAGTATGCCCGA
This window encodes:
- the LOC111892740 gene encoding zinc finger CCCH domain-containing protein 6, which codes for MRGLQKSKRVSWASDLNLCQVKLFLSDESPSQVGLSGQDHLQAKESWHSDDNLPPGFEGIQPANLFQNKLSQITLIQWKCPSRFILDPNWQVTAGEESKEVDFESQREMRILEAVYPRPSAIPPNPASPIHTDNSPYNNDHHTPLIPITPIEDEDTSPATSSIPPPPPPTTTNHMSNGMAPPGIEPDVMNAAYNALTTAMSSSQGNLIDPNLLIKILSTPTLIEKLVSSHGPLLPPITATTTTTTTQPPSSSSGGPLYPPPPRSGGGAVSVSGPAESGPGRKDLSYYKSLIQQHGGEKGEQMMNNNNVKTKGKVMKTCIYYNSTRGCRHGANCIYQHDSSISSSSSSTSSVSQQRVSMPEAQTAKRMKMDSREITGT